The following are from one region of the Paenibacillus sp. JZ16 genome:
- a CDS encoding DUF3243 domain-containing protein, which yields MSEHNHVVNKQGELDVSKVSDAMDRIDDGERERILADFDAFQSYLNKRIQLAESIGLNEEQLARAAEKVAGYLAANEEPRNSEEKLLQELWKVGTQAEQHQLAHLLVKLAQKRTAQ from the coding sequence ATGTCTGAACATAATCATGTAGTGAACAAGCAAGGTGAGCTGGATGTGAGTAAGGTCAGTGACGCAATGGACCGGATTGATGATGGGGAGAGGGAGAGAATCCTGGCCGATTTTGATGCCTTCCAATCCTATTTGAACAAGCGAATTCAGCTTGCCGAGAGCATTGGGTTGAATGAAGAGCAGCTGGCGCGGGCAGCAGAAAAGGTGGCTGGTTATCTAGCTGCAAACGAGGAGCCCCGTAATTCCGAAGAGAAGCTTCTTCAGGAGTTATGGAAGGTCGGGACCCAAGCGGAGCAGCATCAGCTGGCTCATCTGCTTGTGAAGCTGGCTCAGAAACGAACGGCCCAATAA
- a CDS encoding DUF4352 domain-containing protein — MNKKVMLATAALFSMLLTAACSNDQADPPAETPPAVVDSGGTDQTGTSEEQPPAEPQGEDQPADNAEVKPIGEPAAVGDTVDYHGTVITLNGVRESEGDEYLKPQPGHTFKVVDITVKNNGQEPLVISSALSFSLTDSSDLNYTVPITDDVKMLDGTVAPGGELTGEIPYEVKQGVKGLQLSYGDPMKEGRAIWAVE, encoded by the coding sequence ATGAATAAAAAAGTAATGCTGGCCACAGCTGCATTGTTCTCCATGCTGCTGACGGCGGCTTGTTCCAATGATCAGGCTGATCCGCCTGCAGAGACTCCGCCGGCTGTTGTGGACAGTGGGGGGACAGATCAGACGGGGACGTCTGAAGAACAGCCGCCTGCAGAACCCCAAGGTGAGGACCAACCGGCCGACAACGCAGAGGTGAAGCCGATCGGCGAACCTGCCGCAGTGGGCGATACGGTGGATTATCACGGCACGGTCATTACGCTAAACGGCGTACGTGAATCCGAGGGTGATGAATATTTGAAGCCCCAGCCCGGCCATACGTTTAAGGTGGTTGACATTACCGTGAAGAACAATGGCCAGGAGCCGCTGGTCATCTCTTCCGCGCTGTCTTTTTCCCTGACGGATTCGAGCGATCTTAACTATACGGTTCCCATTACGGATGACGTGAAAATGCTGGACGGCACCGTTGCCCCAGGCGGCGAGCTGACAGGTGAAATACCGTACGAAGTGAAGCAGGGGGTTAAGGGACTGCAGCTGAGTTATGGCGATCCGATGAAAGAAGGAAGAGCCATTTGGGCAGTGGAATAA
- a CDS encoding FAD-dependent oxidoreductase — protein sequence MKVAVIGCTHAGTSAIVNTAKLYPEAQITVYERNDNISFLSCGIALYVGGVVKDPDGLFYSSPQKLDELGVETKMKHEIISVDTDKKSLKVRNLVTEEIFDDAYDKLIITTGSWPIVPKLEGIDLNNILLCKNYNHSNAIIEKAQEAKHITVVGAGYIGVELVEAFQQNGKQVTLIDSADRILNKYLDPEFSGKIEESFREKGIEMALGQTVTSFQGKDGKVNKVITDKGEIDTDLVILCIGFRPNTELVKGQVEMLKNGAIVVDQYMQSSKQDVYAAGDCCSVHYNPTGKMMYIPLATNAVRMGTLVARNLVSPTTPYMGTQGTSGLKIYEHNIASTGLTEGAAKDEGLKVETVTITDHYRPEFMPTFEEVTLKVVYEQDSRRMLGAQVISKVDMTQSINTLSVCIQNRMTIDQLAFIDFFFQPHYNKPWNFLNTAGLQALPAVETKTPVHS from the coding sequence ATGAAAGTAGCAGTTATCGGTTGTACCCATGCAGGAACGTCCGCCATCGTGAATACCGCCAAACTTTACCCGGAAGCACAGATCACCGTTTATGAACGCAATGATAACATCTCATTCCTGTCCTGCGGCATCGCGCTTTACGTCGGAGGCGTTGTAAAAGACCCTGACGGTCTGTTCTACTCTTCGCCTCAGAAGCTCGACGAGCTGGGTGTTGAAACCAAGATGAAGCATGAGATCATTTCGGTGGATACGGATAAGAAAAGCTTGAAAGTTCGGAACCTGGTTACAGAAGAAATTTTTGATGATGCCTATGACAAACTGATTATCACAACCGGATCATGGCCAATCGTACCGAAGCTTGAAGGCATCGATCTGAATAATATTCTGCTCTGCAAAAACTATAATCATTCCAATGCGATCATTGAAAAAGCGCAGGAAGCGAAACACATTACGGTTGTCGGCGCCGGTTACATCGGCGTAGAACTGGTCGAAGCCTTCCAACAGAACGGCAAGCAGGTTACCCTGATTGATAGTGCCGACCGCATTCTGAACAAATATCTGGATCCTGAATTTAGCGGCAAGATCGAGGAATCCTTCCGTGAAAAAGGGATTGAGATGGCTCTGGGCCAGACCGTGACTTCTTTCCAAGGCAAGGATGGCAAGGTGAACAAGGTCATCACCGACAAAGGTGAGATCGACACGGATCTCGTGATCCTCTGCATCGGCTTCCGTCCGAATACGGAGCTGGTGAAGGGGCAGGTGGAAATGCTGAAAAATGGCGCCATCGTCGTGGATCAATATATGCAAAGCAGCAAGCAGGATGTATATGCAGCAGGCGATTGCTGCTCCGTGCACTATAACCCGACCGGTAAAATGATGTACATTCCACTGGCTACGAACGCAGTCCGGATGGGTACGCTCGTTGCACGCAATCTTGTGTCGCCAACAACCCCATATATGGGAACGCAAGGTACGTCGGGATTGAAAATATACGAACACAACATTGCGTCGACGGGATTAACCGAAGGAGCCGCCAAGGACGAAGGCTTGAAGGTGGAGACGGTCACCATTACGGATCATTACCGTCCGGAATTCATGCCTACCTTTGAAGAGGTTACGCTGAAGGTGGTATATGAGCAAGACAGCCGCCGGATGCTTGGTGCACAGGTTATTTCCAAAGTGGATATGACGCAATCCATTAACACGCTGTCGGTATGCATACAGAATCGGATGACGATTGATCAATTGGCCTTCATCGACTTCTTCTTCCAGCCGCATTACAATAAACCGTGGAATTTCCTTAACACGGCTGGACTGCAGGCATTGCCGGCGGTCGAAACAAAAACACCGGTGCATTCGTAA
- a CDS encoding PepSY domain-containing protein — protein sequence MRKKVSLLLGIVMLVAVMIIVNAVWSPFSRSTSAMSMDEVVEEVLSQYPGGEITKTALDGGVYRLELQSATGTYEMTVDARQGDIVSIEQRDKTAVKPDPEPGGPREPDQPTEPDPDNPPSEPADNGGKGAAEGAGDGESGNGSGTSEPPATMITKEYAIKLSLEKVPGTVEDVEYRESKSSRYYLVEIERADGREATIQVHAITGKIMTVTWDDEDDDE from the coding sequence ATGCGTAAAAAAGTCAGTCTGCTGCTGGGTATCGTGATGCTGGTAGCGGTTATGATTATTGTGAATGCGGTATGGAGTCCTTTTAGCCGTTCTACTTCCGCTATGTCAATGGATGAAGTGGTGGAGGAGGTGCTCTCCCAATATCCTGGCGGCGAAATAACGAAGACCGCGCTGGACGGCGGGGTGTATCGATTAGAGCTTCAGTCGGCTACCGGAACATATGAGATGACGGTGGATGCTCGTCAAGGTGATATCGTGTCCATAGAGCAGCGGGATAAGACTGCTGTGAAGCCAGATCCTGAACCGGGTGGGCCAAGGGAGCCGGATCAGCCAACGGAACCGGATCCAGACAATCCTCCTTCCGAGCCAGCGGATAACGGTGGCAAGGGAGCAGCGGAGGGAGCTGGGGACGGGGAAAGTGGAAATGGAAGCGGCACTTCGGAACCACCTGCAACGATGATTACCAAAGAATACGCGATCAAGCTTTCTTTAGAGAAGGTACCGGGAACGGTGGAAGATGTGGAATATCGCGAGAGTAAGAGTAGCCGTTACTATCTGGTGGAGATTGAGAGAGCGGACGGGCGCGAAGCGACCATTCAAGTCCATGCCATTACCGGTAAGATCATGACAGTGACTTGGGATGATGAGGACGACGATGAATAA
- a CDS encoding TetR/AcrR family transcriptional regulator: MSSEKAQRKRDMILDKAKELFIQRGYAATSMDELVKYTGASKGSIYYHFESKEDLFVKLLAKQNQEWMEAWNDQKARYASFEEKLYGIADHMVDDFQNPLTKIAEEFFINQPENKTIVGEMLAILQGPRTLYREIFAEGVSEGRIPAEDVEEISIIFASLLDGMSVWYFERTQEESRQLYRKGVTYFLNGVLSSRGS, from the coding sequence ATGTCTTCAGAAAAAGCGCAGCGAAAGCGCGACATGATTCTGGATAAAGCGAAGGAACTGTTCATCCAGCGCGGGTATGCGGCAACATCCATGGATGAACTGGTCAAGTATACGGGTGCCAGTAAGGGAAGCATCTACTATCACTTTGAGAGCAAGGAAGATTTGTTTGTCAAGCTGCTGGCGAAGCAGAATCAGGAATGGATGGAAGCCTGGAACGATCAAAAAGCCCGTTACGCCAGCTTCGAGGAGAAGCTGTACGGCATTGCCGATCATATGGTCGACGACTTCCAGAATCCGCTGACCAAGATTGCGGAGGAATTCTTTATCAATCAGCCGGAGAATAAGACGATTGTGGGCGAGATGCTGGCCATCCTGCAAGGTCCGCGCACGCTCTACCGCGAGATTTTCGCGGAAGGAGTAAGCGAAGGGCGAATACCGGCAGAGGATGTAGAGGAAATATCCATCATATTCGCATCGCTGCTTGATGGGATGTCGGTGTGGTACTTTGAACGGACCCAGGAGGAATCAAGGCAGCTGTATCGCAAGGGAGTCACTTACTTTTTAAACGGTGTGTTATCGAGCCGAGGATCGTAG
- a CDS encoding ABC1 kinase family protein: MAVRIRHAGRYREIAMALMRHGFGYMVEEMGLFHVLSLPVRWSSREQPETITLGECIRRVLEDLGPAFVKLGQLASTRSDLLPDHIIQELVKLQERVPPFSSTSARELIEQEWGMPIDEVLSEFEDKPLAAASIGQVHAGKLKSGEHVAIKVQRPGVARMIGRDLEILRDLISIAERHWEWVKQYRVDRIVDEFARAMMAELDYSHEARNAEKIASQMPDHEFIRIPRIYWEYTSSKVLMMEYVDGLTLSRRQEIVDKGHDLKAIAEHLIDGMLQQIFIEGFFHADPHPGNLLVREDGKLVFLDFGLVGHLSEDMKDHLSGLIIALMRRNSEGMIRAISRMGLIPDDCDMDALRSDMDRLRGEYYDVPFAQVRIGKALTDLFAVAQRHRIMLPPDMTLLGKSLLTLEGVIEMLDPSLSIIDMAEPFGRKLLKKRYNTRRISRKVLDGVSGLAESLLDLPGQARQLSALISKGKLRVEISVPELQTLMRKLDQISNRLSFSIVLLAFSIIMVGLIIGSSLSREPMMLWSFPVIEVGFIVALLMVAWLLYAIFKSGRF, from the coding sequence ATGGCGGTCCGAATTCGACATGCCGGACGTTACCGGGAAATCGCCATGGCGCTCATGCGTCATGGCTTTGGCTATATGGTGGAGGAGATGGGACTGTTTCATGTTCTGTCGCTGCCTGTCCGCTGGAGTTCCAGGGAACAGCCGGAGACGATTACGCTCGGGGAATGCATCCGGCGAGTGCTTGAGGATCTTGGCCCCGCCTTTGTGAAGCTCGGACAGTTGGCGAGTACAAGATCGGACCTGCTGCCTGACCATATTATCCAGGAATTGGTGAAGCTGCAGGAACGGGTGCCTCCATTTTCTTCTACGAGCGCAAGGGAGCTGATTGAGCAAGAGTGGGGTATGCCGATCGATGAAGTGTTGAGTGAGTTTGAAGACAAACCGCTGGCAGCCGCCTCGATTGGGCAGGTCCATGCCGGGAAGCTGAAATCCGGAGAGCATGTAGCGATCAAGGTTCAGCGGCCCGGGGTAGCCCGAATGATCGGTCGTGACTTGGAAATATTGCGGGATTTAATCTCGATTGCCGAGCGCCACTGGGAATGGGTGAAGCAGTACCGTGTGGACCGGATCGTTGACGAATTTGCCAGAGCGATGATGGCCGAGCTGGATTACAGCCATGAAGCCCGAAACGCAGAGAAGATAGCCTCCCAGATGCCGGATCATGAATTTATCCGCATTCCGCGGATTTATTGGGAGTACACGTCATCTAAAGTTCTGATGATGGAGTATGTCGATGGCCTCACCTTAAGCCGGAGGCAGGAGATCGTGGACAAGGGACATGATCTGAAGGCGATCGCTGAACATTTGATCGATGGCATGCTGCAGCAGATTTTTATTGAGGGATTTTTTCATGCCGACCCTCATCCGGGGAATTTACTTGTCAGAGAGGACGGCAAGCTGGTCTTTCTGGATTTTGGGCTGGTGGGTCACCTCAGCGAAGATATGAAGGACCATCTGTCCGGACTCATTATTGCCTTGATGCGGCGGAATTCGGAAGGGATGATCCGGGCGATTTCCAGAATGGGTTTGATTCCGGACGACTGCGACATGGATGCACTCCGGTCAGACATGGACCGGCTGCGGGGAGAGTATTATGATGTGCCTTTCGCTCAAGTGCGTATCGGTAAGGCATTGACGGATCTGTTTGCCGTTGCCCAGCGGCACCGGATTATGCTGCCACCGGATATGACGCTGCTTGGCAAATCATTGCTGACGCTCGAAGGGGTCATCGAGATGCTGGACCCTAGTCTGAGTATTATCGATATGGCGGAGCCTTTTGGCCGAAAGCTGTTGAAGAAGCGGTATAATACCCGCCGGATCAGCAGGAAGGTGCTGGACGGGGTAAGCGGACTTGCCGAGAGCCTGCTTGATCTGCCCGGACAGGCCAGGCAGCTGTCGGCCCTGATCAGCAAGGGGAAACTGCGGGTGGAGATCAGTGTTCCCGAACTGCAAACCCTGATGCGCAAGCTGGATCAGATCAGTAACCGGCTCTCCTTCAGCATTGTGCTTCTGGCTTTCAGCATCATCATGGTGGGTCTGATTATCGGTTCGTCGCTCAGTCGAGAGCCGATGATGCTGTGGAGTTTCCCCGTGATTGAAGTCGGGTTCATTGTGGCCTTGCTCATGGTTGCATGGCTGTTATATGCCATTTTCAAATCCGGCAGGTTCTAG
- a CDS encoding MFS transporter: protein MRHLFGNRAFVLLMVSDFMQNIGIWIRNMALLFFIMEKSNHDPVAVSLLTVIEYAPIFVISMIGGVLADRWRPKRTMIWGDILSFLSILLILFVVYAGYWQAVFAVTLVSAVVSQFSQPSSMKLIKRCLPDEHVPAATALSQTSMSLFIILGPMVGTTIYQAFGLQASLISLLVLFGASAIVLMCLPSSVDEPSNNSESTGSFMKDMKAGFTYIGSSRLLKVLLVVYVLLALGSGLVQPLDIFVITERLQLAMSSVQWFTALEGLGMLIGGVLAAVIAGRVKGNYLLFAGLAFLGLSTFVEVLSQWPILTGTMRFATGVLMAMAQTVLMAVMMQQVEEKFIGRLNGVMTPMFTGMLLIGSGFTGWYMSVTSIVVVYFTAGALFLLSSLISMKLPISNVPAQEKETPVRVETAAEA, encoded by the coding sequence ATGAGGCATTTGTTTGGCAACCGCGCGTTCGTGCTGCTGATGGTTTCGGATTTCATGCAAAATATCGGGATCTGGATCCGCAACATGGCATTGTTGTTCTTCATTATGGAGAAGAGCAACCATGATCCGGTCGCCGTATCGCTGCTTACCGTAATTGAATACGCTCCGATCTTTGTGATCTCCATGATTGGCGGCGTGCTGGCGGACCGTTGGCGTCCCAAGCGAACGATGATCTGGGGGGACATTCTCAGCTTTTTATCCATATTGCTTATCCTGTTCGTTGTGTATGCGGGATATTGGCAGGCCGTGTTTGCGGTGACCCTGGTCTCGGCTGTTGTATCTCAATTCTCGCAGCCTTCGTCCATGAAGCTCATCAAGCGCTGCTTGCCGGATGAGCATGTGCCCGCGGCCACAGCTTTGTCCCAGACCTCGATGTCGCTGTTTATCATTTTGGGACCGATGGTCGGTACGACGATTTATCAAGCTTTTGGATTGCAGGCGTCTTTAATCAGCTTGTTGGTTCTATTCGGCGCTTCGGCGATCGTGCTAATGTGTCTTCCTTCCAGTGTGGATGAACCCTCTAACAATTCGGAATCGACCGGTTCTTTTATGAAGGACATGAAGGCGGGCTTCACTTATATCGGGTCCAGCCGGCTGTTGAAGGTGCTGCTGGTGGTCTATGTTTTATTGGCGCTCGGCAGCGGACTTGTTCAGCCGCTTGATATCTTTGTCATCACGGAGCGTTTACAACTGGCAATGTCCAGCGTTCAGTGGTTCACCGCGCTAGAGGGCCTAGGCATGTTAATTGGCGGCGTGCTGGCTGCTGTCATTGCGGGGAGAGTGAAAGGCAACTACTTGTTGTTCGCCGGGCTTGCCTTCCTTGGCCTCTCGACCTTTGTCGAGGTGCTGTCCCAGTGGCCGATCCTGACCGGCACGATGCGCTTCGCAACCGGGGTGCTGATGGCGATGGCGCAGACGGTTCTGATGGCCGTGATGATGCAGCAGGTGGAAGAGAAATTCATCGGTCGGCTGAATGGCGTGATGACGCCGATGTTTACCGGCATGCTGCTCATCGGCTCCGGGTTTACGGGATGGTATATGTCGGTAACCTCCATTGTGGTCGTGTATTTTACGGCAGGCGCGCTCTTCCTGCTGTCGTCCTTGATTAGCATGAAGCTTCCGATCTCGAACGTTCCGGCTCAGGAAAAGGAAACGCCTGTTAGAGTAGAGACTGCCGCCGAGGCATAG
- a CDS encoding PepSY domain-containing protein → MMKKKIWWAGALSVAIAASGVYGYNAVQAAGSGQTTAAGTQAAAKQQQQLIGMEKAEQLALAAASGKVESIDIDRKKGKLVYDVEIQQNNRDVDVWIDAYTGKSLGVRVDRDDDEDDRDNLPGNLIGAGKASAIAVKHAKGGTAVEVDLDQDDGRWVYDVEVKTANGSSDVEVHAISGKVIKAEYEKYDDHDDDDDDHDDDYDDHHDGDHDDRDDHDGDDD, encoded by the coding sequence ATGATGAAGAAGAAAATATGGTGGGCAGGCGCACTGTCCGTAGCTATCGCGGCAAGTGGAGTATACGGTTATAACGCTGTACAGGCGGCAGGATCAGGACAGACGACTGCAGCGGGAACACAGGCAGCAGCGAAGCAACAGCAGCAGCTGATCGGAATGGAAAAAGCGGAACAATTGGCACTGGCTGCTGCCAGCGGCAAAGTGGAGAGCATTGATATAGACCGGAAAAAGGGCAAGCTGGTATACGATGTGGAGATCCAGCAGAATAACCGGGACGTGGATGTATGGATTGATGCCTATACCGGCAAATCCCTCGGTGTAAGAGTGGACCGGGATGACGATGAAGATGATCGTGATAACCTTCCAGGCAATCTGATTGGTGCCGGCAAGGCATCCGCTATCGCTGTTAAACACGCTAAGGGCGGTACGGCTGTAGAAGTGGATCTGGACCAAGATGACGGCAGATGGGTGTATGACGTCGAAGTGAAGACAGCAAACGGATCATCTGACGTAGAAGTCCATGCGATCAGCGGTAAAGTGATCAAGGCGGAGTATGAGAAATACGACGACCATGATGACGACGATGACGACCATGATGATGACTATGATGACCATCACGATGGGGATCATGATGATCGCGATGATCATGACGGGGATGACGACTAA
- a CDS encoding phasin family protein, whose amino-acid sequence MSDLFKKAISLGLGLTVVSKEKVEKIVDDLVKRGELAPAESKALVNRLVERGEEEQSQIKNYIYEQVQRVLSDLDVPKESDVASLEQRIATLEKKVVELEGSRQE is encoded by the coding sequence GTGAGTGATCTTTTTAAGAAAGCCATCTCGTTAGGATTGGGCCTTACCGTGGTCAGCAAGGAAAAAGTAGAGAAAATCGTGGATGATCTGGTCAAACGCGGGGAGCTTGCTCCTGCGGAGTCCAAAGCGCTTGTGAACCGTCTCGTCGAACGCGGCGAAGAGGAGCAGTCGCAGATCAAGAACTATATTTATGAACAGGTGCAGCGTGTATTGTCCGATCTGGATGTTCCCAAAGAGAGTGATGTCGCCAGCCTGGAACAGCGCATTGCTACTCTGGAGAAGAAGGTTGTAGAACTGGAAGGATCGCGGCAGGAATAG
- a CDS encoding DEAD/DEAH box helicase, which yields MLNNLNEVERLPNFQQLGIDEQRVRKLKEQGIAVPTPVQQESIPLLLQGKDVIARAKTGTGKTLAFMLPILQQLDPKRAYPQALIIAPTRELALQITEEAKKLTAGEPDGIKILAVYGGQDVEKQLRKLEGGRHLIIGTPGRLLDHLRRGTLELGGVKQLVLDEADQMLHMGFLDEVEALMHALPYRRQTMLFSATMPAGVKQLAGNYMKDPVDIVIKGASPIPLEQIQQVVVECTDRSKQDALRAMIEEHNPFLAIIFCRTKRRATTLNEALLAHGYQSDELHGDLSQAKREAVMKRFREAKLQLLVATDVAARGLDVEGVTHVFNYDMPHDVESYIHRIGRTGRAGGNGMAITFAAGKDLNDLQRIEEGISLRLKRVRYDSSAGGLRESTGGSGRDTGRAGKARNISSLESDQERGQGRSRADRGTGSGRSRGSEQSRGRAGSSRRDERGSGRAGSRDGRAGEGRGQSAAGGRSSGSRDGGRAGEGRGPLSAGGRSSGSRDGGNAGEGRGSQAGTRGGSSRGPSRTEGRGNQGGRGGQGGTRSSEGRAARGQSGGRRGGRSR from the coding sequence ATGCTAAATAATTTAAATGAGGTGGAACGTTTGCCGAACTTTCAACAGCTGGGCATTGACGAACAAAGAGTACGGAAACTGAAGGAGCAGGGGATTGCGGTGCCGACTCCGGTACAGCAAGAGAGTATCCCGCTGCTGCTGCAAGGAAAGGACGTTATCGCCCGGGCAAAGACCGGCACAGGTAAAACGCTGGCTTTCATGCTGCCGATTCTGCAGCAACTCGATCCTAAGCGGGCGTACCCGCAGGCGCTCATTATTGCGCCGACACGGGAATTGGCATTGCAGATTACGGAAGAAGCCAAGAAGCTGACGGCCGGCGAGCCGGACGGGATCAAAATTCTGGCGGTCTATGGCGGTCAGGACGTGGAGAAACAGCTGCGCAAGCTCGAAGGCGGCCGACATTTGATCATCGGAACACCGGGCCGGTTGCTGGACCATTTACGCCGGGGCACGCTTGAGCTGGGCGGCGTGAAACAGCTGGTACTGGACGAAGCCGACCAGATGCTGCACATGGGCTTTCTGGATGAGGTGGAGGCACTGATGCACGCGCTTCCGTATCGGCGCCAGACGATGCTCTTCTCGGCCACGATGCCTGCCGGCGTGAAGCAGCTTGCCGGCAACTATATGAAAGACCCCGTCGATATTGTCATTAAGGGGGCTTCCCCGATTCCGCTGGAGCAGATCCAGCAGGTTGTGGTCGAGTGTACAGACCGTTCCAAGCAGGATGCCCTGCGTGCGATGATTGAGGAGCATAACCCTTTTCTCGCGATTATCTTCTGCCGGACAAAGCGCAGAGCAACAACATTGAATGAGGCGCTGCTGGCACATGGGTATCAATCGGACGAGCTGCACGGCGACCTGTCCCAAGCGAAGCGGGAAGCGGTCATGAAGCGATTCCGGGAAGCCAAGCTGCAGCTGCTGGTGGCAACGGACGTTGCTGCGAGAGGGCTTGACGTCGAGGGCGTGACGCATGTCTTTAACTACGATATGCCTCATGATGTTGAAAGTTACATCCATCGTATCGGACGGACCGGACGGGCCGGTGGGAACGGGATGGCTATCACGTTTGCTGCCGGTAAGGATCTTAACGATCTACAGCGCATCGAGGAAGGAATTTCCCTGCGCTTGAAGCGAGTCCGCTATGATTCCAGTGCTGGAGGCCTTCGGGAAAGCACCGGCGGCTCAGGCAGGGATACGGGCAGAGCGGGAAAAGCTAGAAATATCTCTTCACTTGAATCCGATCAAGAACGCGGCCAAGGCAGAAGCCGGGCGGATCGCGGTACGGGTTCCGGGCGGAGCCGCGGAAGCGAGCAGAGCAGAGGAAGGGCCGGATCGTCACGCAGAGATGAACGTGGATCCGGACGGGCAGGAAGCCGTGACGGCCGTGCAGGCGAGGGACGCGGACAATCTGCGGCTGGAGGCCGCAGCAGCGGTAGTCGTGACGGTGGGCGTGCAGGCGAAGGCCGCGGACCATTATCGGCTGGAGGTCGCAGCAGTGGCAGTCGTGACGGCGGAAATGCAGGCGAAGGCCGTGGATCACAGGCCGGAACACGCGGCGGCAGCAGCCGTGGACCGTCCAGAACCGAGGGGCGTGGAAATCAAGGCGGTCGCGGCGGACAGGGCGGTACCCGATCCTCTGAAGGCCGCGCTGCAAGAGGCCAGAGTGGTGGCCGGCGCGGTGGACGCAGCCGCTAG
- a CDS encoding glutathione peroxidase: protein MSVYEYHATNTKGQEVSLDQYAGKVLIIANTASQCGLTPQYGELQQLYDQYSQQGLQVLGFPCNQFGGQEPGTSEEAESFCQLNYGVNFPIFAKIDVNGEETHPLFQYLKSEQPGPNEGGEIAWNFTKFLVDREGKVVQRFEPRDTPESMKGAIESLLG from the coding sequence ATGTCAGTTTACGAATATCATGCAACAAATACCAAGGGTCAGGAAGTCTCGCTCGATCAGTATGCGGGCAAGGTTCTGATTATTGCAAATACGGCAAGCCAGTGCGGACTTACGCCGCAATATGGAGAGCTTCAGCAGCTGTATGACCAATATAGCCAGCAAGGACTGCAGGTTCTTGGTTTCCCGTGCAATCAGTTTGGCGGACAGGAGCCGGGTACAAGTGAAGAGGCCGAATCATTCTGTCAATTGAATTATGGCGTGAATTTCCCAATCTTTGCGAAGATTGACGTGAACGGGGAAGAAACGCATCCGTTATTTCAATATTTAAAATCCGAGCAGCCAGGACCGAACGAAGGCGGAGAGATCGCTTGGAATTTCACAAAGTTTCTGGTAGACCGCGAGGGCAAGGTGGTTCAGCGATTCGAACCGCGAGATACGCCGGAATCAATGAAGGGCGCCATTGAATCTCTGCTTGGCTAG